One window of the Epinephelus moara isolate mb chromosome 22, YSFRI_EMoa_1.0, whole genome shotgun sequence genome contains the following:
- the oscp1a gene encoding protein OSCP1a isoform X1, with amino-acid sequence MSVRTLPLVFINLGGEMLYILDQRLQALNTSEDNSEKGRGVWSENDRKRVMNDIVGTLFSKDFMDELLKPQQLYSHRTMKTVLTRIAHASIMRLNPASMDRLYELMVMALKYQVFLCPRPKDLLLITYNHIDTVREFVKDTPVLVNQVDETHRKIIEVYSSLPEGEFQLLRQTLLIFFQDLHVRVSLFLKNQAQNPNGRFVLSTSGPVPHGVDVPGLIRTFDSKGREVRRREFPTGGSYTSPIRKGCFELHGDRVLRLGINMYTVNHPEQTHTSKTPSVKTGDTPNLLAKEELNLLARLMGSMKAENRPKTESGFRINLFTTDQEGEEAVASGAEQSMFGVINIQAMQDEQAATELARIAGEFAEGEEQPENPSSSSKGDDLLAMMDDL; translated from the exons ATGTCTGTGAGAACTCTCCCCCTGGTTTTCATTAATCTTGGTGGAGAAATGCTTTACATACTGGACCAACGCCTGCAAGCTCTCAACACATCTGAGGACAATTCAGAGAAAGGTAGAG GAGTGTGGtcagaaaatgacagaaaaagag TTATGAATGACATTGTTGGGACACTGTTTAGTAAAGACTTTATGGATGAACTTCTCAAACCTCAGCAGCTGTATTCTCACAGGACAATGAAAACAGTGCTAACTCGGATAGCACACGCCTCCATCATGAGGTTGAACCCAGCCAGCATGGACAGG CTTTATGAGCTGATGGTCATGGCACTCAAATATCAGGTCTTCCTCTGCCCTCGGCCTAAAGACTTGCTGCTCATCACTTACAATCACATAGACACCGTAAGGGAATTTGTGAAAGACACTCCTGTGCTCGTGAACCAAGTGGATGAGACACATAGGAAGATCATTGAG GTGTACTCATCTCTACCAGAAGGTGAATTCCAGCTTCTCAGGCAAACACTGCTCATATTTTTTCAAGACCTGCATGTTCGT GTGTCACTCTTCCTCAAAAATCAAGCCCAGAATCCCAATGGACGTTTTGTCCTATCAACATCAGGCCCAGTGCCACATGGGGTGGATGTTCCAGGGCTTATTAG GACGTTTGACAGTAAGGGCAGAGAAGTGAGACGACGTGAGTTCCCCACAGGAGGAAGCTACACCAGCCCCATCAGAAAGGGATGCTTCGAACTGCATGGAGACAGAGTCCTCAGACTGGGCATAAACAT GTACACCGTGAACCATCCAGAGCAGACACATACATCCAAGACTCCCTCTGTCAAG ACAGGTGACACTCCCAACCTGCTGGCCAAAGAGGAGCTGAACCTGCTGGCTCGTCTGATGGGCAGCATGAAGGCAGAGAACAGGCCAAAAACTGAGAGTGGCTTTAGGATCAACCTGTTCACTACAGACCAAGAGGGGGAGGAGGC GGTGGCTTCAGGTGCTGAGCAGTCCATGTTTGGAGTGATAAATATTCAAGCAATGCAG GATGAACAGGCTGCGACTGAGCTGGCTCGAATCGCCGGAGAGTTTGcagaaggagaggagcagcCTGAaaatcccagcagcagcagcaaaggagACGACCTGCTGGCCATGAtggatgacctttga
- the oscp1a gene encoding protein OSCP1a isoform X4: MNDIVGTLFSKDFMDELLKPQQLYSHRTMKTVLTRIAHASIMRLNPASMDRLYELMVMALKYQVFLCPRPKDLLLITYNHIDTVREFVKDTPVLVNQVDETHRKIIEVYSSLPEGEFQLLRQTLLIFFQDLHVRVSLFLKNQAQNPNGRFVLSTSGPVPHGVDVPGLIRTFDSKGREVRRREFPTGGSYTSPIRKGCFELHGDRVLRLGINMYTVNHPEQTHTSKTPSVKTGDTPNLLAKEELNLLARLMGSMKAENRPKTESGFRINLFTTDQEGEEAVASGAEQSMFGVINIQAMQDEQAATELARIAGEFAEGEEQPENPSSSSKGDDLLAMMDDL, from the exons ATGAATGACATTGTTGGGACACTGTTTAGTAAAGACTTTATGGATGAACTTCTCAAACCTCAGCAGCTGTATTCTCACAGGACAATGAAAACAGTGCTAACTCGGATAGCACACGCCTCCATCATGAGGTTGAACCCAGCCAGCATGGACAGG CTTTATGAGCTGATGGTCATGGCACTCAAATATCAGGTCTTCCTCTGCCCTCGGCCTAAAGACTTGCTGCTCATCACTTACAATCACATAGACACCGTAAGGGAATTTGTGAAAGACACTCCTGTGCTCGTGAACCAAGTGGATGAGACACATAGGAAGATCATTGAG GTGTACTCATCTCTACCAGAAGGTGAATTCCAGCTTCTCAGGCAAACACTGCTCATATTTTTTCAAGACCTGCATGTTCGT GTGTCACTCTTCCTCAAAAATCAAGCCCAGAATCCCAATGGACGTTTTGTCCTATCAACATCAGGCCCAGTGCCACATGGGGTGGATGTTCCAGGGCTTATTAG GACGTTTGACAGTAAGGGCAGAGAAGTGAGACGACGTGAGTTCCCCACAGGAGGAAGCTACACCAGCCCCATCAGAAAGGGATGCTTCGAACTGCATGGAGACAGAGTCCTCAGACTGGGCATAAACAT GTACACCGTGAACCATCCAGAGCAGACACATACATCCAAGACTCCCTCTGTCAAG ACAGGTGACACTCCCAACCTGCTGGCCAAAGAGGAGCTGAACCTGCTGGCTCGTCTGATGGGCAGCATGAAGGCAGAGAACAGGCCAAAAACTGAGAGTGGCTTTAGGATCAACCTGTTCACTACAGACCAAGAGGGGGAGGAGGC GGTGGCTTCAGGTGCTGAGCAGTCCATGTTTGGAGTGATAAATATTCAAGCAATGCAG GATGAACAGGCTGCGACTGAGCTGGCTCGAATCGCCGGAGAGTTTGcagaaggagaggagcagcCTGAaaatcccagcagcagcagcaaaggagACGACCTGCTGGCCATGAtggatgacctttga
- the lsm10 gene encoding U7 snRNA-associated Sm-like protein LSm10, whose amino-acid sequence MESEGTDSPSSGPAPVAEVFNSIRERTIAENSMVVLLQGLQGEVTTVDLRNESTARGRVVNVDAFMNIRLEDVLYRDRRGKLTQLQDMFITGRNVRYVHIPDHMDIMKTIESQLAKIHRVRNFASHGGGRKEFKKTK is encoded by the coding sequence ATGGAGTCAGAGGGGACTGATTCCCCGTCATCGGGCCCAGCGCCTGTAGCTGAGGTCTTTAATTCCATCCGGGAGCGCACAATTGCAGAGAACAGCATGGTGGTCCTGCTGCAGGGTCTGCAGGGAGAGGTGACCACAGTGGACCTGAGGAACGAGAGCACGGCGCGGGGCCGTGTAGTCAACGTGGACGCCTTCATGAACATACGTCTGGAGGATGTGCTGTACCGAGACAGACGGGGTAAGCTCACCCAGCTGCAGGACATGTTTATCACGGGCAGAAATGTCCGCTACGTCCACATCCCAGACCACATGGACATAATGAAGACCATTGAGAGCCAGCTGGCCAAGATCCACAGAGTCCGCAACTTTGCCAGTCATGGAGGAGGCAGAAAAGAGttcaagaaaacaaaatga
- the oscp1a gene encoding protein OSCP1a isoform X3 translates to MSVRTLPLVFINLGGEMLYILDQRLQALNTSEDNSEKVMNDIVGTLFSKDFMDELLKPQQLYSHRTMKTVLTRIAHASIMRLNPASMDRLYELMVMALKYQVFLCPRPKDLLLITYNHIDTVREFVKDTPVLVNQVDETHRKIIEVYSSLPEGEFQLLRQTLLIFFQDLHVRVSLFLKNQAQNPNGRFVLSTSGPVPHGVDVPGLIRTFDSKGREVRRREFPTGGSYTSPIRKGCFELHGDRVLRLGINMYTVNHPEQTHTSKTPSVKTGDTPNLLAKEELNLLARLMGSMKAENRPKTESGFRINLFTTDQEGEEAVASGAEQSMFGVINIQAMQDEQAATELARIAGEFAEGEEQPENPSSSSKGDDLLAMMDDL, encoded by the exons ATGTCTGTGAGAACTCTCCCCCTGGTTTTCATTAATCTTGGTGGAGAAATGCTTTACATACTGGACCAACGCCTGCAAGCTCTCAACACATCTGAGGACAATTCAGAGAAAG TTATGAATGACATTGTTGGGACACTGTTTAGTAAAGACTTTATGGATGAACTTCTCAAACCTCAGCAGCTGTATTCTCACAGGACAATGAAAACAGTGCTAACTCGGATAGCACACGCCTCCATCATGAGGTTGAACCCAGCCAGCATGGACAGG CTTTATGAGCTGATGGTCATGGCACTCAAATATCAGGTCTTCCTCTGCCCTCGGCCTAAAGACTTGCTGCTCATCACTTACAATCACATAGACACCGTAAGGGAATTTGTGAAAGACACTCCTGTGCTCGTGAACCAAGTGGATGAGACACATAGGAAGATCATTGAG GTGTACTCATCTCTACCAGAAGGTGAATTCCAGCTTCTCAGGCAAACACTGCTCATATTTTTTCAAGACCTGCATGTTCGT GTGTCACTCTTCCTCAAAAATCAAGCCCAGAATCCCAATGGACGTTTTGTCCTATCAACATCAGGCCCAGTGCCACATGGGGTGGATGTTCCAGGGCTTATTAG GACGTTTGACAGTAAGGGCAGAGAAGTGAGACGACGTGAGTTCCCCACAGGAGGAAGCTACACCAGCCCCATCAGAAAGGGATGCTTCGAACTGCATGGAGACAGAGTCCTCAGACTGGGCATAAACAT GTACACCGTGAACCATCCAGAGCAGACACATACATCCAAGACTCCCTCTGTCAAG ACAGGTGACACTCCCAACCTGCTGGCCAAAGAGGAGCTGAACCTGCTGGCTCGTCTGATGGGCAGCATGAAGGCAGAGAACAGGCCAAAAACTGAGAGTGGCTTTAGGATCAACCTGTTCACTACAGACCAAGAGGGGGAGGAGGC GGTGGCTTCAGGTGCTGAGCAGTCCATGTTTGGAGTGATAAATATTCAAGCAATGCAG GATGAACAGGCTGCGACTGAGCTGGCTCGAATCGCCGGAGAGTTTGcagaaggagaggagcagcCTGAaaatcccagcagcagcagcaaaggagACGACCTGCTGGCCATGAtggatgacctttga
- the oscp1a gene encoding protein OSCP1a isoform X2, with protein sequence MSVRTLPLVFINLGGEMLYILDQRLQALNTSEDNSEKGVWSENDRKRVMNDIVGTLFSKDFMDELLKPQQLYSHRTMKTVLTRIAHASIMRLNPASMDRLYELMVMALKYQVFLCPRPKDLLLITYNHIDTVREFVKDTPVLVNQVDETHRKIIEVYSSLPEGEFQLLRQTLLIFFQDLHVRVSLFLKNQAQNPNGRFVLSTSGPVPHGVDVPGLIRTFDSKGREVRRREFPTGGSYTSPIRKGCFELHGDRVLRLGINMYTVNHPEQTHTSKTPSVKTGDTPNLLAKEELNLLARLMGSMKAENRPKTESGFRINLFTTDQEGEEAVASGAEQSMFGVINIQAMQDEQAATELARIAGEFAEGEEQPENPSSSSKGDDLLAMMDDL encoded by the exons ATGTCTGTGAGAACTCTCCCCCTGGTTTTCATTAATCTTGGTGGAGAAATGCTTTACATACTGGACCAACGCCTGCAAGCTCTCAACACATCTGAGGACAATTCAGAGAAAG GAGTGTGGtcagaaaatgacagaaaaagag TTATGAATGACATTGTTGGGACACTGTTTAGTAAAGACTTTATGGATGAACTTCTCAAACCTCAGCAGCTGTATTCTCACAGGACAATGAAAACAGTGCTAACTCGGATAGCACACGCCTCCATCATGAGGTTGAACCCAGCCAGCATGGACAGG CTTTATGAGCTGATGGTCATGGCACTCAAATATCAGGTCTTCCTCTGCCCTCGGCCTAAAGACTTGCTGCTCATCACTTACAATCACATAGACACCGTAAGGGAATTTGTGAAAGACACTCCTGTGCTCGTGAACCAAGTGGATGAGACACATAGGAAGATCATTGAG GTGTACTCATCTCTACCAGAAGGTGAATTCCAGCTTCTCAGGCAAACACTGCTCATATTTTTTCAAGACCTGCATGTTCGT GTGTCACTCTTCCTCAAAAATCAAGCCCAGAATCCCAATGGACGTTTTGTCCTATCAACATCAGGCCCAGTGCCACATGGGGTGGATGTTCCAGGGCTTATTAG GACGTTTGACAGTAAGGGCAGAGAAGTGAGACGACGTGAGTTCCCCACAGGAGGAAGCTACACCAGCCCCATCAGAAAGGGATGCTTCGAACTGCATGGAGACAGAGTCCTCAGACTGGGCATAAACAT GTACACCGTGAACCATCCAGAGCAGACACATACATCCAAGACTCCCTCTGTCAAG ACAGGTGACACTCCCAACCTGCTGGCCAAAGAGGAGCTGAACCTGCTGGCTCGTCTGATGGGCAGCATGAAGGCAGAGAACAGGCCAAAAACTGAGAGTGGCTTTAGGATCAACCTGTTCACTACAGACCAAGAGGGGGAGGAGGC GGTGGCTTCAGGTGCTGAGCAGTCCATGTTTGGAGTGATAAATATTCAAGCAATGCAG GATGAACAGGCTGCGACTGAGCTGGCTCGAATCGCCGGAGAGTTTGcagaaggagaggagcagcCTGAaaatcccagcagcagcagcaaaggagACGACCTGCTGGCCATGAtggatgacctttga